From a region of the Halorussus pelagicus genome:
- a CDS encoding SWIM zinc finger family protein yields MTTPIARLETTSRVRKRAQYEALEFELRDGNICVRNGSYADPENHEYTVHVEDNLPTACTCPADAKYSGACKHRVAVALRRPILDAVRHHQLLADGGETVQPTNQSHDHEENSEEQAETDEPDCDCADLSSDFPCWECYRTGRRNLPE; encoded by the coding sequence ATGACGACACCGATCGCAAGACTAGAAACGACGAGTAGAGTCCGGAAACGCGCCCAGTACGAAGCTTTGGAGTTTGAGCTCCGGGATGGCAATATCTGTGTGCGGAATGGGAGCTACGCCGACCCGGAAAATCACGAATACACCGTCCACGTCGAGGACAATCTGCCGACTGCGTGTACGTGCCCAGCAGACGCGAAATACAGCGGTGCGTGCAAACACCGTGTTGCTGTTGCGCTCCGCCGACCCATTCTCGACGCCGTTCGCCACCACCAACTCCTCGCCGACGGTGGCGAGACTGTCCAACCCACAAACCAATCGCACGACCACGAGGAGAACTCCGAAGAGCAAGCAGAGACAGACGAACCGGACTGCGACTGTGCAGACCTCTCCAGCGACTTCCCGTGTTGGGAGTGCTACCGGACCGGACGTCGGAATCTTCCCGAATAG
- a CDS encoding type I restriction endonuclease subunit R — protein sequence MSQTDFPEFNEQKVEYALLDWLDDAGWDTYGGPNESDGGVQLDAEYDRDDKSEVVYWELLREQLIAINDQVTDHNVDDVITSLRRDFAGDGLLEANRDVQELLQKGRQVNLSKSDGTSEKVVVDLINHEEPEKNSLIAANQFHVRQHELVIPDVVLFVNGIPLVVTELKSLTQDSTVADAIDDIHTYEDDAPRLFAPVLFNVAADHERARYGAVDASETHYNPWQPDDPIGSHSELKEMAHSLLTPGTLLDIVKHFVFYQRQPGGNVKIIPRHMQYHGTNAILQRVSRGQFENGLIWHTQGSGKSFTMFLTARNLLYRPDIIKTPQVLILVDRQNLREQMADDLGKLLDFDHYEVVTNGADQLQSLIEEGQSQVVVTTIQLFQDVDENIQENDETVVLSDEAHRFMEAKLGSKLDNALHSYYHFGFTGTPVNENTEAGRNTFQHYSEPRDEDGYLHYYSMEDGINDDVILPVHFELRHGLDWEIDDDVMDQAHEAATGDLDFDKRDKLIRETINQQTLAELRSRRITITEEIVDHYRKKLEPSGWKGMVVTPSRKAAALYGEELQKYLDPEEVRVVISSAGKSDPITRTYHTSKSERERIVEEFKDEDGDPKILVVCSMLLTGFDAPILKTIYLDRPLTNHNLLQAIARTNRPAEGKQNGEIVDFAGVFAEGNVEEALNYYPPDVREAAAENVNELLGKFDKKLQKAVDLFDHIEIDDDPETVVECLTYLRKDTEARRRFKELYRDVENLYDTLAPMGELEDRDTGRPQKYSWLTQVHLAYQRSMNRESEPEKRLREKTKEIVDNNVDVDRMDEEFEVVEFGANHLERVRDMEAEQGITEVAGAADDYLDDRSEHHPRYRRLSERVREVVDKWESDEVTADRAYEELVELEEEILSVEDEAEERGLSPSGHALFAALMDDSDEGFAEYIDDEDEAEFIAKRVDQEIAERVDTSYTDWKTSKRTREDIQKLLLEVVAIEAEKPDLCKDDRFLKDAREYLIENHPDA from the coding sequence ATGAGTCAGACTGACTTCCCAGAGTTCAACGAGCAAAAAGTCGAGTACGCCCTGCTGGACTGGCTCGACGACGCCGGGTGGGACACCTACGGCGGCCCCAACGAGTCAGACGGCGGCGTCCAACTCGACGCAGAATACGACCGCGACGACAAGAGCGAGGTCGTCTACTGGGAGTTGCTTCGCGAGCAATTGATCGCGATCAACGACCAGGTCACCGACCACAACGTCGACGACGTGATCACGTCACTCCGCCGTGACTTCGCCGGCGATGGCCTGCTTGAGGCCAACCGCGACGTGCAGGAACTCCTGCAGAAGGGGCGGCAGGTGAACCTCTCGAAGTCCGACGGCACCTCCGAGAAGGTGGTGGTCGATCTGATCAACCACGAGGAACCGGAGAAGAACTCGCTGATCGCGGCCAACCAGTTCCACGTCCGCCAGCACGAGCTGGTGATCCCGGACGTCGTGCTGTTCGTCAACGGCATCCCACTCGTCGTGACCGAACTCAAGTCGCTCACTCAGGACAGCACGGTCGCCGACGCGATCGACGACATCCACACCTACGAGGACGACGCGCCACGGCTCTTCGCCCCGGTGCTGTTCAACGTCGCCGCGGACCACGAACGCGCACGGTATGGTGCCGTCGACGCATCTGAGACGCACTATAATCCGTGGCAGCCTGACGACCCGATCGGCTCCCACAGCGAGCTCAAGGAGATGGCGCACTCGCTGTTGACGCCGGGGACGCTGCTGGACATCGTGAAACACTTCGTGTTCTACCAGCGGCAACCGGGCGGCAACGTGAAAATCATCCCGCGGCATATGCAGTACCACGGGACGAACGCCATCCTGCAACGCGTCAGCCGCGGCCAGTTCGAGAACGGACTGATCTGGCACACGCAGGGCAGCGGGAAGTCGTTCACGATGTTCTTGACTGCCCGCAACCTGCTGTACCGGCCGGACATCATCAAAACGCCACAGGTGCTCATCCTAGTGGACCGGCAGAACCTCCGGGAGCAGATGGCCGACGACCTCGGAAAGCTGCTCGACTTCGACCACTACGAGGTGGTCACGAACGGTGCGGACCAGCTGCAGTCGCTGATCGAGGAAGGACAGAGTCAGGTCGTCGTCACTACCATCCAGCTATTCCAGGACGTCGACGAGAACATTCAGGAGAACGACGAAACCGTCGTCCTCTCCGACGAGGCCCACCGGTTCATGGAGGCGAAACTGGGCAGCAAACTCGATAACGCCCTCCATAGCTACTACCACTTCGGGTTCACCGGGACACCGGTGAACGAGAACACTGAGGCTGGCCGGAACACCTTCCAGCACTATTCGGAGCCGCGAGATGAAGACGGGTACCTCCACTACTACTCGATGGAGGACGGCATCAACGACGACGTGATCCTACCAGTACACTTCGAGCTACGGCACGGCCTGGACTGGGAAATTGACGATGACGTGATGGACCAGGCGCACGAGGCCGCGACGGGCGACCTCGACTTCGATAAGCGGGACAAGCTCATCCGGGAGACGATTAATCAACAGACGCTCGCCGAGCTCCGGTCCCGACGGATAACCATCACTGAGGAAATCGTCGACCACTACCGGAAAAAGCTGGAGCCTAGCGGCTGGAAGGGTATGGTCGTCACCCCGTCCCGGAAGGCGGCCGCGCTCTACGGCGAGGAGCTCCAGAAATATCTGGACCCGGAGGAAGTCAGAGTCGTGATCTCGTCGGCCGGGAAGTCGGACCCGATCACCCGGACGTACCACACCTCGAAGAGCGAACGGGAGCGCATCGTCGAGGAGTTCAAGGACGAGGACGGCGACCCGAAGATCTTGGTCGTCTGTAGTATGCTGCTCACCGGGTTCGACGCCCCGATCCTGAAGACGATCTACCTCGACCGGCCGCTGACGAACCACAACCTGTTGCAGGCGATCGCCAGGACGAACCGACCGGCCGAAGGCAAGCAGAACGGGGAGATTGTCGACTTTGCCGGCGTGTTCGCCGAAGGGAACGTCGAAGAGGCGTTGAACTACTACCCGCCAGACGTCCGTGAAGCTGCCGCAGAGAACGTCAACGAACTGCTGGGCAAGTTCGACAAGAAACTCCAGAAGGCGGTCGACCTCTTCGACCACATCGAGATCGACGACGACCCCGAGACAGTGGTCGAGTGCCTGACGTACCTGCGGAAGGACACGGAGGCCCGCCGCCGATTCAAGGAGCTGTACCGCGACGTAGAGAACCTGTACGACACGCTGGCGCCGATGGGCGAACTCGAAGACAGGGACACCGGCCGCCCGCAGAAGTACAGCTGGCTGACGCAGGTACACCTCGCGTACCAGCGCAGTATGAATCGCGAGAGCGAACCGGAGAAGCGGCTGCGGGAGAAGACGAAGGAGATCGTCGACAACAACGTCGACGTCGACCGGATGGACGAGGAGTTCGAGGTCGTCGAGTTCGGTGCCAACCACCTCGAACGCGTCCGGGACATGGAGGCCGAGCAGGGGATCACCGAGGTCGCCGGTGCGGCCGACGACTACCTCGACGACCGGTCCGAACACCATCCGCGGTACCGTCGGCTGAGTGAACGGGTCCGCGAGGTCGTCGATAAGTGGGAGAGCGACGAGGTGACTGCCGACCGAGCGTACGAGGAACTGGTCGAACTGGAGGAAGAGATCCTGTCCGTCGAAGACGAGGCCGAGGAACGCGGACTTTCACCGTCCGGCCACGCCCTGTTCGCGGCGTTGATGGACGACAGCGACGAGGGCTTCGCGGAGTATATCGACGACGAAGACGAGGCCGAGTTCATTGCGAAGCGCGTCGACCAGGAGATCGCTGAACGCGTCGACACGTCGTATACTGACTGGAAAACGAGTAAGCGGACTCGTGAGGACATCCAGAAACTGCTGTTGGAGGTCGTCGCGATCGAGGCCGAGAAGCCCGACCTTTGCAAGGACGACCGGTTCCTCAAGGACGCCCGCGAGTACCTGATCGAGAACCATCCGGACGCCTGA
- a CDS encoding DUF7389 domain-containing protein: MSEHNSPSRAANESKSTNDESPPTEYVERSDVGVSLTVKLKRGTGTRDEDQIKAKMKAKTLDDAREDMDELRAYIRDLAEEARQIQPAEEER; this comes from the coding sequence ATGTCAGAACACAATTCACCGTCTCGGGCAGCCAACGAATCGAAATCAACCAATGACGAATCACCGCCGACAGAGTACGTCGAGCGGAGCGACGTCGGTGTCTCGCTCACAGTAAAACTCAAGCGGGGAACGGGGACGCGGGATGAAGACCAGATCAAGGCGAAGATGAAAGCGAAAACGCTCGACGACGCCCGAGAAGATATGGACGAACTCCGAGCGTACATTCGAGACCTCGCCGAGGAGGCTCGACAGATTCAGCCAGCGGAGGAAGAGAGGTAG
- a CDS encoding transcription initiation factor IIB — MASSAIYETTFDEDVQNDTTNQCPECDGRVTTNVAETVCEECGLVLEDERIDHGPEWRSFSDDEQNRERTGAPLTATRHDRGLSTEIGRGTDANGNQLSGRKRRQLGRLRREQSRGRFQSKAERNLAHGLGEVRRISSALDLAETIRDQACQLFRSAQNEDLLRGRSIEAMAAASVHGACRCNGLSRPLDDVTEPAHVEQVRVRTAYQTLNTELSLPAQPVKPSGFIPQLAAELDISDEIRYRARQLAEQAESTGVTAGVDPTGFAAACLYKAGCDAGRLLVQSEVARAASVSTVTIRTHRDTLNELAV, encoded by the coding sequence ATGGCGAGTAGTGCTATCTACGAGACGACGTTCGACGAAGACGTACAGAACGACACAACGAACCAATGCCCGGAGTGCGATGGACGGGTCACCACCAACGTCGCAGAGACCGTCTGTGAGGAGTGTGGACTGGTTCTCGAAGACGAACGTATCGACCACGGACCGGAGTGGCGGTCGTTCAGTGACGACGAGCAGAACCGAGAGCGTACGGGTGCGCCATTGACGGCCACCCGCCACGACCGCGGCCTCTCGACGGAAATCGGGCGTGGGACCGATGCAAACGGAAATCAGCTCTCCGGGCGAAAGCGCCGGCAACTCGGTCGGCTTCGCCGAGAACAATCCCGTGGACGATTCCAGTCGAAGGCCGAGCGCAATCTCGCACACGGCCTTGGGGAGGTCCGCCGAATCAGTAGCGCGCTCGACCTCGCCGAGACGATTCGTGACCAAGCGTGCCAACTCTTCCGGAGCGCCCAGAACGAAGACCTCCTTCGGGGTCGCTCAATCGAAGCGATGGCCGCAGCGAGCGTCCACGGAGCGTGCCGGTGTAACGGACTCTCGCGACCACTCGATGACGTTACTGAGCCAGCGCACGTTGAGCAGGTCCGAGTGAGGACTGCGTACCAGACGCTGAATACGGAACTCAGCCTTCCAGCCCAACCTGTGAAGCCGAGTGGATTCATTCCCCAGTTAGCCGCAGAACTCGACATTTCAGATGAAATCCGGTATCGTGCCCGGCAGTTAGCAGAACAGGCCGAATCAACAGGCGTTACTGCAGGCGTTGACCCGACAGGATTCGCCGCCGCGTGCTTGTACAAAGCAGGCTGTGACGCAGGGCGCTTGCTGGTCCAATCAGAAGTCGCACGGGCCGCGAGTGTCTCGACGGTGACCATCCGCACCCACCGAGATACATTGAACGAACTCGCTGTGTAA
- a CDS encoding N-6 DNA methylase, translating into MSSQIKSEICEMVTNPLNEISAKTGDSSYQVFSDFLDLTISSFSGDEQQYSTRIERYRTDGHDMATVKNLLQLHAKALSGLVVGLEQTNEDVLGAVYEHYSATSDNFAQHFTPGSVSGTMAEIAFPDEDKICDASPDDPLLIGDLSGCGSGNLLLESADRLQNIRRDCPAIYVGWDIDPDCAKMCVINFVLNGLPGYVLQGDTLRLQVNRCWKIEPTNLSQEKMPVSEIPDGDQKDIINKLTTI; encoded by the coding sequence ATGAGTTCTCAAATCAAGTCGGAAATCTGTGAGATGGTAACAAATCCTTTGAACGAGATCTCTGCGAAGACTGGTGATTCATCCTATCAGGTTTTCTCAGATTTCCTCGATCTCACTATTTCAAGTTTCTCTGGTGATGAACAACAATACTCAACTCGAATTGAACGATACCGCACCGATGGCCACGACATGGCCACTGTGAAGAACCTTCTGCAACTCCATGCAAAGGCTCTTAGCGGGCTTGTAGTTGGGTTAGAACAAACTAATGAAGATGTTCTTGGTGCCGTTTATGAACATTACTCTGCTACTTCCGATAACTTTGCTCAGCACTTCACACCCGGCTCAGTTAGTGGTACAATGGCTGAGATAGCGTTTCCAGATGAGGACAAAATCTGTGATGCTTCGCCTGACGACCCGCTTCTTATCGGTGATCTTAGTGGATGCGGAAGCGGAAACCTTCTCTTGGAGAGTGCAGATCGTCTTCAAAATATACGGAGAGACTGTCCAGCTATCTACGTTGGATGGGATATTGATCCGGACTGCGCGAAGATGTGTGTCATCAACTTCGTGTTGAATGGACTCCCAGGATATGTGCTTCAGGGAGACACGCTTCGGCTTCAGGTGAATCGATGCTGGAAAATCGAACCCACAAATCTGTCTCAGGAAAAAATGCCAGTTTCCGAAATACCCGACGGTGATCAGAAGGACATCATCAATAAACTAACAACAATTTAA
- a CDS encoding restriction endonuclease subunit S → MSNQKTLNDLNGSDAEKSTLAEEMDLPSDWSVQYLEDVCEIGGGSTPKRSNDEYWDGGDILWATPKDFDGPWMVDTEEKMTEAGAEASTSQVYDNGTVLLVVRSGVLRHTLPVAKVVNATTVNQDIKALQPNEDVIHPEYLFQYMYSQSERIRVRCKKTGTTVESIQTSVLKKYPVPVPPMEDQVKIAGIGHNLDLTTQRALELAEQSKTVKQGLMEDLLSGEVSTDGEEIDIPDELETHESD, encoded by the coding sequence ATGAGTAACCAGAAAACTCTCAACGACCTAAACGGAAGTGATGCGGAGAAGAGTACGCTGGCCGAGGAGATGGACCTGCCGTCCGACTGGTCGGTCCAGTACCTGGAGGACGTGTGTGAGATCGGCGGCGGGAGCACGCCAAAGCGGAGTAACGACGAGTACTGGGACGGCGGAGACATCCTCTGGGCCACGCCAAAGGACTTCGACGGTCCGTGGATGGTCGATACCGAAGAGAAGATGACCGAAGCCGGTGCAGAGGCCTCGACCTCACAGGTCTACGACAACGGCACCGTACTCCTGGTGGTGAGGAGTGGCGTACTCCGCCACACGCTCCCGGTCGCCAAAGTCGTCAACGCGACAACCGTGAACCAGGACATCAAGGCCCTGCAACCCAACGAGGACGTGATCCATCCCGAGTACCTGTTCCAGTACATGTATTCCCAGTCCGAGCGGATCCGCGTCCGGTGTAAGAAGACGGGGACGACTGTCGAGAGCATCCAGACGTCGGTGCTGAAGAAGTACCCGGTCCCGGTCCCGCCGATGGAGGACCAGGTGAAGATCGCGGGCATCGGCCACAACCTCGATCTCACCACGCAGCGAGCGCTCGAGCTGGCTGAGCAGTCGAAAACAGTGAAGCAAGGACTAATGGAGGATCTCCTCTCCGGCGAGGTCAGCACTGACGGGGAGGAGATCGACATCCCGGACGAACTCGAAACCCATGAGTCAGACTGA
- a CDS encoding type I restriction-modification system subunit M, with protein sequence MTQNVYDDVTPEELGKKLYKCADAIRDAVDEARYKNYILPLVFLKSIDDTFSDRLEENKEQFAGDDELARKAITGMSVPEDYRWEDITERSENIAPYLDEAFDALERENDRLRGVVRVTYSDEEALNDQMLRDLIQRIDTFELSTEKVEKDFLGEAYMYMVGEFAKDEGKEGGQFFTPTDVIDLMVRLLAKTGETDGFEKGASFHDPTAGSAGFLVHAASYFRNVQGGDPSTWTVTGQELNADIASIAQVNTFMHGLEAEIRREDSLSNPQFPGYLEDGEGFDYVLANFPFSADWAKSELGDDKWNRFNWTSKLPRSNRADYAFIMHIAELLNDEGKAIVVVPRGVLFRTNEKAFRKPMIEKDILEAVIGLPSNLFQSVSLPSALLVLNRDKEQERKKQIQFIDAADETFYEEKSNHNDITPTGRDSIISLFADWTTKDRTSRVVTHDEIRANEYNLTLSLYIEPEDPIGPIDVDQEIEEFRGLQTELDAARARLDNHLEVLDYE encoded by the coding sequence ATGACACAGAACGTATACGACGACGTCACGCCGGAAGAGCTCGGTAAGAAACTGTACAAGTGCGCGGACGCGATCCGCGACGCAGTCGACGAAGCCCGGTACAAGAATTACATCCTGCCGTTGGTGTTCCTGAAAAGCATCGACGACACCTTCTCCGACCGGTTAGAGGAGAATAAGGAACAGTTCGCGGGGGACGACGAACTCGCGCGGAAAGCGATCACCGGGATGTCCGTTCCCGAAGACTACCGGTGGGAGGACATCACCGAACGCAGCGAGAACATCGCCCCCTACCTCGACGAAGCGTTCGACGCGCTGGAACGCGAGAACGACCGACTCCGCGGTGTCGTCCGCGTCACATACAGCGACGAGGAGGCGCTGAACGATCAGATGCTTCGCGACCTGATCCAGCGAATCGACACCTTCGAGCTGAGCACGGAGAAGGTCGAGAAGGACTTCCTCGGCGAAGCGTACATGTATATGGTCGGGGAGTTCGCCAAGGACGAGGGCAAGGAGGGCGGCCAGTTCTTCACGCCGACTGACGTCATCGACCTGATGGTCCGTCTCCTCGCGAAGACAGGTGAAACAGACGGCTTCGAGAAGGGCGCATCGTTCCACGACCCCACCGCCGGTTCCGCCGGCTTCCTCGTGCACGCGGCCTCGTACTTTCGGAACGTGCAGGGTGGTGACCCGAGCACGTGGACGGTCACGGGCCAGGAGCTGAACGCGGACATCGCCTCGATCGCGCAGGTCAACACGTTCATGCATGGCCTGGAAGCTGAGATCCGACGTGAGGATTCGCTGTCGAACCCGCAGTTCCCTGGCTACTTGGAGGACGGCGAGGGGTTCGATTACGTCCTCGCGAACTTCCCGTTCTCGGCCGACTGGGCCAAAAGCGAGCTCGGCGACGACAAGTGGAACCGATTCAACTGGACCAGTAAGCTGCCGCGATCCAACCGCGCCGACTACGCATTCATCATGCACATCGCGGAGCTGCTCAACGACGAGGGGAAGGCGATCGTGGTCGTTCCGCGCGGCGTGCTCTTCCGGACCAACGAGAAAGCGTTCCGGAAGCCGATGATCGAGAAGGACATCCTCGAGGCAGTCATCGGCCTTCCGAGCAACCTCTTCCAGAGCGTCTCCTTGCCGAGTGCGCTACTGGTCCTGAACCGCGATAAAGAACAAGAACGAAAGAAGCAGATCCAGTTCATCGACGCGGCCGACGAGACGTTCTACGAGGAGAAGAGCAACCACAACGACATCACGCCCACGGGTCGCGACTCGATCATCTCGCTGTTCGCAGACTGGACGACGAAGGACCGCACGAGTCGCGTCGTCACGCACGACGAGATCCGGGCAAACGAGTACAACCTCACCCTGTCGCTCTACATCGAGCCGGAAGATCCAATCGGCCCGATCGACGTCGATCAGGAGATCGAGGAGTTCCGTGGACTGCAGACGGAGTTAGACGCCGCGCGTGCGCGTCTCGACAACCACCTGGAGGTGCTTGACTATGAGTAA
- a CDS encoding replication factor A — protein sequence MSSNNASGKVVSVDEQALKQADEAEVDADGFEVVEETPKLRATVEQETQAKVDANHPDGIKETNKERIQGATLEQEERIRAREAELERISVRAEVSRQDGRAKRARDIAAERSKERRRGFQKRAASVDPMADPERPDPREELSQDELASVNEQAKRLSEKLDGWTRAAISRRLAERVVEGASLMSAVVGVHEELQTAPGQVIPIGKLEGVNRKEVSISGRVTQLWDADSPAIQQVRLIEDESGQTKVTSWVASNQPQMEEGERVCIRGAAKNWYNGRVSVALTGWSTVHFPERGRWWE from the coding sequence ATGTCTAGTAACAACGCAAGCGGCAAGGTCGTTTCGGTCGATGAACAGGCACTCAAACAGGCGGACGAAGCGGAAGTCGATGCAGATGGCTTCGAGGTGGTCGAGGAGACGCCCAAACTTAGAGCGACGGTTGAGCAGGAGACCCAAGCGAAGGTGGATGCAAACCACCCGGACGGAATCAAGGAAACGAACAAAGAACGAATTCAGGGTGCGACCCTCGAACAGGAGGAGCGCATTCGGGCGCGGGAAGCAGAACTAGAGCGCATCAGCGTCCGGGCCGAAGTCAGTCGGCAGGATGGCCGGGCGAAGCGGGCGCGAGACATCGCGGCAGAGCGGAGTAAAGAGCGGCGGCGAGGGTTCCAAAAACGGGCGGCGAGCGTAGATCCAATGGCAGACCCGGAGCGTCCAGACCCACGCGAGGAGCTATCCCAAGACGAGCTAGCGAGCGTGAACGAGCAGGCGAAGCGATTAAGCGAGAAGCTGGACGGGTGGACGAGAGCGGCGATCAGTCGGCGACTGGCCGAGCGCGTGGTCGAAGGGGCGAGCCTAATGAGTGCAGTCGTTGGCGTTCACGAAGAGTTGCAGACTGCGCCGGGACAGGTGATTCCCATTGGGAAGCTCGAGGGGGTCAATCGCAAGGAGGTGAGCATCTCCGGGCGTGTGACCCAACTGTGGGATGCGGATTCACCAGCGATTCAGCAGGTTAGATTGATTGAGGACGAGAGTGGGCAAACGAAAGTGACGTCGTGGGTTGCGAGTAACCAACCCCAGATGGAAGAAGGCGAGCGAGTGTGCATTCGCGGTGCGGCGAAGAACTGGTACAACGGGCGCGTCTCCGTGGCCCTGACCGGTTGGAGCACCGTGCATTTCCCTGAGCGCGGTCGGTGGTGGGAGTAG
- a CDS encoding GIY-YIG nuclease family protein: MQKTAMWNSWINETLLEDIQSEQTADPVPFFDIVDGEPETSDELGSYKWGKNDGEYLYMVYLLAEPVEDAGDITPVYIGESSDISSRIGQHSYKIRQSLPVSEWEDNGSWGSFSKYDHMAAIYEQATSPLYVWILDVDELEHGPYGYETYRQELEAKLVGLVHSQD; this comes from the coding sequence ATGCAAAAGACTGCGATGTGGAACTCTTGGATCAACGAAACGCTATTAGAGGACATCCAATCCGAGCAGACAGCTGACCCGGTCCCGTTCTTCGATATCGTTGACGGTGAGCCTGAGACAAGTGACGAGTTGGGGAGTTACAAATGGGGGAAGAACGACGGTGAGTATCTCTACATGGTCTATCTGCTTGCTGAGCCAGTCGAGGATGCTGGCGATATTACACCCGTCTATATCGGAGAATCCAGCGACATTAGTTCCCGCATCGGACAACACTCCTACAAGATACGGCAGTCACTCCCCGTCTCAGAGTGGGAAGACAATGGCTCTTGGGGGAGTTTCTCGAAATACGACCATATGGCCGCAATCTATGAGCAGGCAACCAGCCCACTCTATGTCTGGATTCTCGACGTTGACGAACTTGAACACGGTCCGTATGGGTACGAGACGTACCGCCAAGAACTCGAAGCAAAACTCGTCGGCCTTGTCCATTCTCAAGACTGA
- a CDS encoding biosurfactant protein 1: protein MTQRDSNHEELRPLGEATYIPDDKLSNSSDEESSQQRLDAVATRYPNETGATKSECSSCGASIPASRTKCRFCLVNHLNSSDAGQSSSDTEWTLLHVVHFVVEASTFDSAIAKSTAAAGLLAKADRDSAVNDCQLISEFDEEPASQLASKWPSLPKAVRITSNTGRQLLETARELAEWQDTTQSRHDGEHTTFLYDESGRGVHGENRLMTLLEDADDVWLVPAIALQQFIEETTTDSHQRRRPNRRHLECRECERDTRHRFLDFETVPDDEWSGQPMWECQVCSTPRYGPEPKADQ, encoded by the coding sequence ATGACTCAACGGGACTCTAACCACGAAGAGCTTCGTCCGCTCGGCGAAGCGACGTATATCCCCGACGACAAACTCTCCAACAGTAGTGACGAGGAGTCTAGCCAACAGCGACTAGATGCAGTCGCTACAAGGTATCCAAACGAGACTGGAGCGACGAAGAGCGAGTGTTCCTCCTGTGGAGCATCAATCCCTGCGAGTCGGACCAAATGCCGGTTCTGTCTGGTGAACCACCTCAATAGCTCTGACGCGGGACAGTCGAGTTCGGATACCGAGTGGACACTGCTTCACGTTGTTCATTTCGTCGTGGAAGCATCGACGTTCGACAGCGCCATTGCGAAGAGTACTGCAGCCGCGGGCCTCCTCGCAAAGGCCGACAGAGACTCCGCAGTCAACGACTGCCAACTAATCTCCGAGTTCGACGAAGAGCCTGCATCACAACTTGCCAGCAAGTGGCCTTCGCTTCCCAAAGCAGTACGGATTACGTCTAACACGGGTAGACAACTGCTTGAGACTGCCCGTGAATTGGCGGAGTGGCAGGACACGACGCAGTCGCGTCACGACGGCGAACATACGACGTTCCTCTACGACGAAAGCGGGCGTGGCGTTCACGGCGAAAATCGTCTTATGACGCTTCTTGAGGACGCAGACGACGTGTGGCTAGTCCCCGCGATTGCACTCCAGCAATTTATCGAGGAGACCACGACTGACAGCCACCAACGCAGGCGACCAAACAGGAGGCATCTTGAGTGTCGTGAGTGCGAACGCGATACGAGGCACCGATTCCTCGACTTCGAGACCGTCCCTGACGACGAGTGGAGTGGTCAGCCGATGTGGGAGTGCCAAGTCTGCAGTACGCCCCGATACGGGCCAGAACCTAAAGCAGACCAGTAG
- a CDS encoding DUF6166 domain-containing protein: protein MSGTTDSKSLEQTRPNQKQDVIYVGYRRRGRAIVEKQPGQEQVTPEPSLELTNHSPSGFDWGYSGSGPAQLALALLLDYTGDEDIALAHYTEFKNRVVSQLDCSHPERYWRLTGTDIENVLRELSGEAVASTN, encoded by the coding sequence ATGAGTGGAACAACCGACTCGAAATCACTTGAACAGACACGGCCAAACCAGAAACAGGATGTCATCTACGTCGGCTACCGGCGGCGCGGACGTGCTATTGTGGAAAAACAACCTGGGCAAGAACAGGTGACACCAGAGCCGAGTCTCGAACTGACGAATCACAGCCCCTCGGGCTTCGACTGGGGATACAGTGGGAGTGGCCCGGCGCAACTCGCACTTGCACTCCTGCTGGACTACACCGGCGACGAAGACATCGCACTAGCCCATTACACCGAGTTCAAAAACCGGGTCGTGAGCCAGTTGGACTGCTCTCATCCTGAAAGGTACTGGCGACTCACCGGCACCGACATCGAAAACGTCCTTCGCGAACTGTCCGGCGAAGCAGTTGCATCGACCAACTGA